The segment AACTCAAAACCACAACAGAAATTTGCACTTGAGTTATCCAAAGACTTACCTTAGACAATCGCAACCTCGTAACTCCACTACAGTATTGATGGGTCTTGATTTTCCTCAAGCACACCTACCAAAACGGTTATCGAATTAATCATACCTTGAACCCAAGGCAAAAGTACAAGATGAAAGCTCCCCTTAACACAACAACAACCCTTACCTTCAAAAGCGAACAACAAAACCGAAAAGCCAAAAATCACTATTAGAAAAGGAAATTTTGACAAGAGGGAAGTGCAGAGAATATCAGCATGGGAGAAaggaagagagagaaaaaaattgGAATAAACAAAGAAATAATGAACAAATATGGTATCTCCCCAGATTTTCTCCCACTCTCCCACTAACTCTCAGTCGCCTCAAAATTCCAACTCCACTAAAACTCTAACACATAACCGAGCAAAAGTATAACATCTTTACTTGCGTagggattcaaacacaggacctccaacacaccaactcccttaccatttgaactagcaggctcattctaatatggaTTTACAAGTAATTTAATATAAGCTCACTCCAAAAAAGTGAGGCttggataaaaaataacaaaatttggcaAAAATGGAACTTTAACCCAATACCTCATACAcacactcagaacacttaaccactgaagtaaatacacaattgtgtcaaattttatagaaacaaaaataaattaatcagGGTGTTACATCTTTTTCTCCATTTATAAAAATAGAATATGACGCTGTACTAATACAATGAAGTATACAGTggataaaaaaaatatgaaaaacctaTTTTATCATCATACCTCTAAGGAAATGCCATCCTACCTGATCATAGGCCTTACTCGTATCCAACTTCAATGCCATAAGCCTCTTTCAACCCGATCTCTTATTTTTGAATGTATGGAGCAGCTCATACGCTAGTAAAATATTATCTGAAATGAGTCGACCTAGTACGAAAACACTTTGAACAACATCCATGCACACATCCAAAACATTTTGAAGGTGATTAGAAATAGTCTTggcaataattttataaattactgTACAAAGACTAATAGGGCAAAAATTTGTGAGATAAGAGGATTCGAAATCTTTGGAATTAACACTATATTCATCTTATTAATACTTTTCAAAAAGTGGCCATTATTTAAAATATCCAAGCAAAAAATACCAGTGCCTTTACCAATATTATGCCAGAACTTCTGGTAGAATAATGCTGGAAGACCATTAGAACCCGAAGCTTTTGGCAGGCCCATACTATTCAAAGCTTCCAAAACTTCCTCCACTGTATAACTAACCAACAAACTTTGATTCATACCGTCTTTAATATATCGTGACACTCCTCACAATATATGATCCAGATTCCCAATCACTTTGGATTTTAACAGAGCTTTAAAATAGCTGTTAGCAATTGTTCCCATCTCAGTACGATCATTGATCAAAGTACCATTAGCTCTTTGTAGCCTTCTAATTTAATCCATACATCTTCTTTGGGATGCATGATTATGAAAAAAAGGAAGTATTTTTATCTCCCACCTTTAACCAATTCGCCCTAACCCTTTGCTCCCAATACTGTTCCTCCTCTATCTCTAAATTTAAGTGCAATTTAACATCAAGTAATTCTGGTAATGACTCCTCCGTTCGATCAATTCTATTCAACTCCTCTAATCTTCTTGTCAATCAAGATATATTCTGCCCTTTATCCTTATTAATTTTCTCAGCCTATTTTTGTAGTCCATTAGAAAGCACAATAATATGATTTATAAAAGAGGTCGAACTGTCTTCCCAAAGCTTTTTAACCTCCCCCTCACATGATTCCTCCAATACCCACCAAGCTTCAAATCGAAACCATCTATTTCTTCTTCTTCCCAAAAAAAGCTCTGTTTCAATCAAAACAGAGGTTTGTCCCTCACATCCGGTGCCTCATAAAAACCCGTAAACCTCCACGTGGACTTtcctcattttctttgatctcaACATAGATGTGGTTCTAAGAATAACTCCTAAGAGTAACTAGATCTCCCGCATTCAAAACAATGCTTAAACCCCCTTACGTGCCATCAGCAACAACATCAACACCATTAAAAAAGCCACACAGTCTTCTAACATTCTCCATGCAATTAACATTTAGTTTTGTCTCCATAAAGAAGACAATTTGGGGATGATAGATTTTCAGCATGTGCTAAAATCTTCTAACTGCTCACAGACTCCGCAATCCACGAACATTCCACCATAAGACCTTCATTGTATCTGATCGGCATGCCCACTAGTAGTCGTCGATATCGATTGAGCAAGGGCTTGGCACCCATCAATGGCTACTAATGAATCATGAGTATCAGAAACGTTAGCAGTCAAATAATCGAACCTTTATCATTTTTTCCCATCTGTATTTTGAATTGGGTCATCCTCCAAATTACATTCCATAATCATTAGACCCAGCCTATTCGAAGATCCCCCCCACCTTCGGTTCTTTCCTTATTCCAGTCTCATTGTAAGATTTTTATTGATTACCAAATCATTCCCCAATTTACTATGTGATTCTTGGCCAATCTGTTGACCAACCACCTCTATTTTACTAGTCACACCTTCCAGATTAAATTCCAGAATTGGATTGATCTTAGCCCATGATTCACTCCCCGAATTACTCCTTGAATTTTGCTCATGTTGCTGCCCATTccaattttttccaaaaaaattatCCTCTCTCTCCTCCATCAGCCAGATGTTATTCACAGTAATAACTATTTTTGGTTGTGCATGTAACGACAAATCGCAACCCAACTCCATTTTTTGCATACCATGACTTAACCTCACTGGACAGAAATTATCTTCATGTCCTAGACACCTACATAGGAAATAGAACAGggttaatttttcatatttaaaatttacataGGAAAAATTAAAAGCAGAGATCATAATTTTTTCGCCTCTTTAATGGCTTTCGGACGTCAGTCTGTACTCTAATGTGAAGATAATTATGAAGCCACGGGAAACTTGCTTAACATCATATTCTAGAAATTTGCCAATAAAGTTCCCAAATTGCACCGCCATAGATTCTTTAAGAAACCCTAGTGGTAAATTGTGAACTTGAACCCACCAATCAGAGTACACCAAGGGAACTAATATTGGATCTTCATTCTTCTGCATCATATGGATAATTAACAGATGGTTGTTGAAAGTCCAACGAGCACCTGTAATAACCCGATTGATATCCAATTCATTAAAGAACTTAAATAAGAACCTTTTCTTACCTAGATCTGAGATTTGCACCCCATTCATTGGATGTCATAAATTCGCCATTGTATTTCTCATGGCTGGAAAATAAACTATACTTGCAGTGAAGAAACAACCTACCAAATAGAAGCTATATGCCAAACTCTGAGATTCAATTTCCTCTGGAACAGGTAAAGCTTCTTCTTCACCATCATCTAAACTCAGATCTGCTAATCCTCTTTCCATCGTAGCCCCAGTACCACCGAACTACCAACTTCAATGggaatttgttttatttaattgactattGCGAAATGATGAAGAAAATAAAGATTGAAAAGAGAATAAACAAGAATGATAAAAATGTAAGAGACAAAGGCGTGTTGTGCCAAACGGCATACTGGTGTATGCATTTTTAAGATATATTAGCaaaagataaagaagaagaatgtacaagcccaattttgggcccaaaataGAAGCTCAAACCCACCACCGACGCTTGCCTCCATTTGCACTGCCTCCGTCCCATCATCTCATCACCTGCAAAACAAAAACAGAGAGCAAAAGCAGCAACAGAAGCAGAAACACAGCAAACAGTAACAAAAATCAATGGGACTTTGCATAATCGGTTATAAAGAGCCATTCATTTTCAATGTAAAGGGAGAGGGGGGACCCGATTGTATTTTAAAGAAGAGAGATTTTTCAATATTCAAAAAAACAGATTTGAGATCAATACAAAAAAGGATTGAGCAataaagaagagaaaataaaaacaaaaggttAATCTTGCATTTTCTTTCCCTATTTTCGATTTTTCCCTTTTCATTTTTGAAGTTTTAAATCTATTCTAAGTATAAAATACAAAGAGAAGAAAAGGGAGGAGTCTTTTACCGGTTGTGTCGCCGTTGGAAGGATAGTAGCCGAAGGGTTTCCCCTCCTTGCGAAGATTTCCGATGAGATTTCGGTATTTCTAACTCCAGATCGGAGTTCTACGCGAAAAGGGGATCCTCTCTAGAAATTTTGGCGATTTCCGGCCACCGGAGGAGGCGATCTCCGGCGCCGGTGATCGGCGGTCCACGACGGCGCCAATGGTCGGACCTTGGCCGGAGTTTTGGAGAGAGTTGAGAGAGTctgaagttttttttaaaaaaaagggaggGATAAATGATTTTTTGGTAAAAAATCTAGTTTATATAAGGGTGCTAAACGGCACCGTTTTAGGATTGGTTCAAaaggccccaaaacgacgtcgttttggggccaaACCCGAAATCTGACCCGACCTAAAAGGAGATTCGCGTGTTTTACATCTAATGGGATATATTCTATTTTGGTCATtccattttttttatgattttcaatcaggtttttttaagtattttaaattgGCCCTATAATTTGTTGCACTTTCCAATTTGGTCCTCGATGCTGCTGCGTGTTTTGAGTGGAGGGGTTTATTTCATTTTTTGGTCCTTCCCTATTTGTGCACATTGAAATAGGtccccttttctttttttatttcaattttgccccaagTCTTTTATTCTTAATTCGATTCGATCctttttttaattactttattattaaaattaattattctaatatttttattattattggtactattcatgtatatatatattattgttactatctctattattaatcgtattattactattatttctttatttttattttatattatattacattattagttattattattattattagttttagcTTCAACTAATTTTttaacatgcatatatatatattttaaattattaataattattatttttaaacattattattattttaatacatccatatatattatgtgtatatttatgtagtttattaatagtttttaatattatgattatttctaatatgcatatattatgtatttacctCTAATACTATATATTGTATAtctctaatactattattattattattattacttatcgttattataaatatattgttttcattcttattaatatattattattgttttccatcttattattattactagTATTATCATCTTGTTATTAGGTTAGTTAATTTTATATAggtattattatgttattatacatATTCTCTCTGTATttacttatattattattactattatcattatgatttattactttattattatcattattactgccattgtattattattatatttttatccattactctttaaatacacttattttattttatttttttattcttcactcactttatatattatttacttatttatatatacacatacatatatacactttcatacatcattccaaaattattatttgtattattactattattaatattgttatcaTCATTACTATACTATCACTCGTTGGTTTtacataatgattgtttatttattactagTTCTTTCTAATTTGAATATTTCCTAGCTTGTtcgttattttctttttattctttttattcatttatttgtgcTCTAATCATTGCTATCGTTCACATTCGTGTTTATGTTATGCccatcaatactaaaatttttatttgctcATGCATTCTCTATTATCTCGTTTTATTACGAATTTGTGTTTTATCCAACCCAAAATTACTTCTTTTATAAAGGCAATACTCCGTATTTGGAATTTAaagaaaatcgtgccctaacttattgggttttgatttttctcgtttaaccaaaataacggaatattcttttaaaccacaatacgagttttaaaaatgcttattttcggagatacgaggtgtggtgccctaacttaccgggtatgacattctgttacctcgaaataagatttttcgcaaataaaggcaatattcggtgttcgggaattcgaggaaacgtgccctaacttactgggtttcaattttcctcgttcaccctcattaaccgaatatcctttttaaaaggagttaaaatacattaatttcaaataaaaggcaagctcagtCTCAAAGTTCGAGGTgtcatgtcctaacttactgggcatgatattttattacttcgagatgagaGAGTCCTTAACATccgttttaatttatttaatcatttttagCGTTAAtataaagagggatcgtattttaaattctttcaagttttcaaatcttcgacactaagacattaattaatcaactaggtaccaattttgggcgtatcgagggtgctaatccttcctcgtgcgtaaccgactcccgaactcgttttctgattttcgtagaccaaaaattatcgttttagtaaatcttgacttttattaaaatgattaatttaaggtgatccgatcacacctcatcaaaaaagattggtggcgactctcgtttttcgttttcatttttcaaaatctaagtcgattcctgtttttccaaaaaaatagttacaacaaagaagaagaagaaaatataaatacctttaaaataatatttattgccTTACAAAATAATTAAACTTTTGATAATTTTACCACTAAATAAGTTACAATCCAATTAATTGAGTGACATTGATACCAACTTAAACCAACTCCTAATAATAGTAAGTATAGATGGATAGATATTTATTGTTATTAGGTATGTAATGTTAATTATAGTGACTGTTTAGAGGAATATaatacaagaaaaataaataaatactgaaATAACAATTGTGACATTTTACAGTCTTTTTCGTGGGGTTGAAGAAGAAGGTGATGAACCCTTTTATTGGGGGATTATAAATAGCTCAACACCGTCTGTCATCTGCAGTCTTCTTTCTCACAAAGTTTTTTCTCTTTGCTTCCCATTGCTGCTCTATCCGTCTTTCATTAGTATTATTAGTTCCTTTTTGttcaataaaacataaaataaaaaataaaaagatattcCATCTATCAAAGTGTAGTTTTGTTTTGTTCGTTTGTCAAAGAAAACCCTTTTTTATGTCAAGAAAAGCTAAACCTAAAGACAAAAGGTCTTACATTTTTTCTGGTATGGAAAACAAAAGGCAAGAAAgtacatcatcatcatcattatcatcattGGATCATCTCTTTGGTCCCAAGGACCCTCCTTCTTCATCCAAAAGTGGGATTTTTGGGACTATTTTCCCTCCTCCATCTGTGGTAAAAGTTGTTCTTTTAGGCTTTTTGTTCATCAATATGTATTCACATATGATCAGCTTTGTTGATTTCGATGATTTAGAatgcaaaagagaaaaaaagaaaagaaaagagaagtacCCTTTACTCTTTTAGGACATAATATGTGAATTTTTTATGTACGGAGAGGTAATTCTTGATTGGAAGTCAAGAATCGGATTTGAAGATCAATCATGTTTCTTGTTAGAACTTCATCCTATTAGCTTTGATAGATGATAAAAAGATAATggaatttatatttttaagtgaatgattcttgaaaagaTACAAATCTAAGCTTTTTTAACTATGCTTCGACTTCTTTTTATCATGACTATCCTTCTTGTTGTTGTaatgtttatagattttgttggTTGATTTAAGTGGAATTAGTTATGCTGCAATATGGTCTACATTGTTCTCTTTTTCTATTTTAGGTGCTGAGGAACTCTAGTTCCATTGGAATAATGGGCTCATGGAACAATCAAGGTTTGCCCCATCCAGCCATATATGGAAATCCAGGTATCTGAAAATTCGTATGCATGTGCTGTTTTTATGTACTTTGTTGTGTCATAATTGTGATTataataaatatgtatttatataaattttaggttaaatctGCTATAAGTTTATGTACTTTGGAAAAATTGTAGATTTAATCTATGTACTTTAATATGATCAATTTGAATCCTTATTTTTTTTGgaattgatcaattttagtccctatacttttcaaaaatttgaaattttagtcctgAGTCAAACAATAGCCTTTAAATTcgtttggttaaattcaattactagtcctATACTATGCGTATAATTGTAAATTTAGTCCATACTCCGATTGGATCATTCTAAATCTCTATatttttcgaattttaaaatttcaatcttgaGTAAATGATAATCGTTATCTATTAACTGGATTTTAAGTGAGTAATATGTTTGTCACCTCAGATTTTGGAAATAGCATTatttaacttaatgaatttaatagttattGTTTGTTGAGgactgaaatttaaaaatttaaaaagtacatgtactaaaaatgactaaattaaaatatagatattaaattaattataactaatTTTGTAAAGTACAGGCTAATAGTAGAATTTTTAACCTAAATTTTAATACATTAATGAATTGTATTATATGATATATGAGTATGTACGTGCTATTTTTCTGTTGTCACGTCTAGATACACAAATTTACTTGTGTAAAGCATTTTCTCACTGACTTGTCAAAAGAAGTGATGAATCCAGAAAGATGCATGGATGAAAGAATATAATGTGAATCTTGTACATGTTAGTTTCAGATCAAACCATTGATGGCAAGGGACAAAGCAGTGGCACAACTAACAAAGATAAAAGTTCATCCATTTATCACAATGGAACAGTGGCACCTTGCAATTTGTGCTCATCCATCCACTATGGAGGCCAAGAAAACTATTCTCCAACCAACACCACCGACGCTCCCAATTATGTAAGTGTATCACACATCTAGTAACCCTtaactaaaaatatatattaaacaaGATACGATTAcaacaaggaaaaaaaaaattgtgtgtgttaTACATGTTTGTCCTCATCACACGTATGTTCCCATTGTATCACATAATCCTACACTATAATAGGGTATACATGGGTTCCATCAAAGATCCCTTTTCTgtacaataaaaaaaaaagtctCTCTCACAACCAAGCTCCCATGAGACCTTTCATAAGTTGTCATCTTTCACCACCATTTTATGGTGACTCTCCACCCTTCCGGGATAA is part of the Gossypium arboreum isolate Shixiya-1 chromosome 5, ASM2569848v2, whole genome shotgun sequence genome and harbors:
- the LOC108452736 gene encoding uncharacterized protein LOC108452736, with translation MGSWNNQGLPHPAIYGNPDQTIDGKGQSSGTTNKDKSSSIYHNGTVAPCNLCSSIHYGGQENYSPTNTTDAPNYLKKKEEDDDPNGSNFTGASRGNWWEGSLYY